The proteins below come from a single Argentina anserina chromosome 1, drPotAnse1.1, whole genome shotgun sequence genomic window:
- the LOC126804986 gene encoding agamous-like MADS-box protein TM6 has translation MGRGKIEIKLIENQTNRQVTYSKRRNGIFKKAQELTVLCDAQVSLIMQSSTDKIHEYISPTTTTKKMLDQYQKNLQIDLWSSHYEAMKENLWKLKEVNNKLRRDIRQRLGHDLDGLSYAELQDLEEKMSQSVQIIRERKYHVLKTQAETTRKKNKSLEERHSHMLHGYGGPVNEDPQYGYVENEGDYESAVALANGASNLYFFNRLHNNHNLDQGHGGGSLMSSITHLHI, from the exons ATGGGTCGTGGGAAGATTGAGATCAAGCTGATCGAGAATCAGACGAACAGGCAGGTGACTTATTCCAAGCGACGGAATGGGATCTTCAAGAAGGCTCAGGAGCTCACGGTTCTCTGTGACGCTCAGGTCTCCCTCATCATGCAGTCCTCCACTGATAAAATCCACGAGTATATTAGCCCTACCACTAC GACCAAGAAGATGTTAGATCAATACCAGAAGAATTTACAGATTGATCTATGGAGCTCCCACTACGAG GCAATGAAAGAAAACTTGTGGAAACTGAAGGAGGTTAACAATAAATTAAGGAGGGACATCAG GCAGAGGCTGGGGCATGATCTAGATGGTCTGAGCTATGCTGAGCTGCAAGATCTGGAGGAAAAGATGTCCCAATCAGTGCAAATCATACGTGAGAGAAAG TACCACGTGCTGAAGACTCAAGCAGAGACTACCAGGAAAAAG AATAAGAGCTTGGAGGAGAGACACAGTCATATGCTGCATGGCTAT GGAGGTCCCGTTAATGAGGATCCGCAGTACGGGTATGTCGAAAATGAAGGAGACTATGAATCTGCAGTTGCATTGGCAAATGGAGCATCCAacttgtattttttcaatcgCCTGCACAACAACCACAACCTTGACCAAGGACATGGTGGAG GTTCACTCATGTCCTCCATTACTCATCTCCATATATGA
- the LOC126804985 gene encoding aldehyde dehydrogenase family 3 member F1, whose protein sequence is MTDIADEEAVVCELRETFKSGRTRSVAWRKTQLNALLDLIRDNDEKILQALYQDLGKHPTEGYKDEVGVLVKSINHCLGNLDKWVAPKKCKLPLALFLSRAELVPEPLGVVLIFASWNFPISLAFEPVIGAIAAGNTVVLKPSDQAPACSSLIAKTIPQYMDPKAIRIIEGGAQISEKLLQHKWDKIFFTGSPQVGRIVMTAAAKYLTPVTLELGGKCPVILDSLSNPSDLKVAIKRIASGKWGPCNGQACIGIDYMLVEEKLAPTVIELLKKTIKKFYTESPKDANCIARIVNMKHFQRLQNLLKDPLVEASIVHGGSLDEQKLFIEPIILLDPPLDAAIMNEEIFGPLLPIITLKNIQESIGFINARPKPLTVYAFTKDENFKKKIISDTSSGGVTFNDVLIQFVCEGIPFGGVGSSGFGRYHGKFSVDTFSHEKAVFRGGFFPDFEARYPPWNNYKTKFIRLAYDIDYLGAILLMLGLKRY, encoded by the exons ATGACAGATATAGCGGATGAAGAAGCAGTTGTGTGTGAGCTGAGGGAAACCTTCAAGAGTGGTAGAACCAGAAGTGTTGCATGGAGGAAAACCCAGCTGAATGCTCTTCTTGATCTCATCAGAGATAATGACGAAAAGATCCTTCAAGCACTCTATCAAGATCTTGGCAAGCACCCAACTGAAGGTTACAAGGATGAG GTCGGAGTTTTGGTGAAATCGATCAATCATTGTTTGGGCAACTTAGACAAATGGGTGGCACCTAAAAAG TGTAAATTACCTTTGGCTTTATTTCTGTCAAGAGCAGAGCTGGTGCCGGAACCACTCGGCGTGGTTCTCATCTTTGCATCTTGGAACTTCCCAATAT CTTTAGCTTTTGAACCTGTAATTGGAGCAATAGCTGCAGGTAACACAGTGGTATTAAAACCTTCAGACCAAGCACCGGCATGTTCTTCTTTAATTGCTAAAACAATCCCTCAATACATGGACCCTAAAGCCATTAGAATCATTGAGGGCGGAGCACAAATTAGTGAAAAACTCCTGCAGCACAAGTGGGATAAGATATTCTTTACTG GAAGTCCACAGGTAGGACGCATTGTCATGACTGCAGCTGCCAAGTATTTAACACCAGTTACACTTGAGCTGGGTGGAAAATGCCCTGTCATCCTTGATTCACTCTCCAATCCTTCAGATTTAAAG GTGGCAATCAAGAGAATCGCAAGTGGAAAATGGGGGCCTTGCAATGGGCAAGCATGTATAGGAATAGATTATATGCTTGTCGAGGAAAAATTGGCTCCTACTGTG ATCGAACTGCTAAAGAAAACGATCAAGAAATTTTATACTGAAAGCCCAAAAGATGCAAACTGCATAGCCAGAATTGTAAATATGAAGCACTTTCAGAGATTGCAGAATCTCCTCAAAGATCCTCTTGTTGAAGCTTCCATTGTACATGGTGGCTCACTGGATGAACAAAAACT GTTCATTGAGCCAATAATCTTGTTAGATCCGCCACTTGATGCTGCGATCATGAATGAAGAAATTTTTGGCCCTTTGCTTCCAATAATCACt TTGAAGAACATTCAAGAAAGCATTGGATTCATAAACGCGAGGCCCAAACCTCTGACCGTTTACGCCTTCACCAAAGATGAAAACTTcaagaagaaaattatatCAGATACATCCTCCGGGGGTGTGACTTTCAATGATGTCTTGATTCAA TTTGTCTGTGAGGGTATACCCTTTGGTGGTGTTGGCTCTAGTGGATTTGGGAGGTACCATGGGAAGTTTTCTGTTGATACTTTCAGCCACGAGAAAGCAGTTTTCCGAGGAGGCTTCTTCCCTGATTTTGAGGCTAGATATCCTCCTTGGAATAACTACAAAACGAAATTCATCAGACTAGCCTATGATATTGACTACCTTGGAGCAATTCTGCTTATGCTTGGACTTAAAAGGTATTAG